Below is a window of Bacillus paramycoides DNA.
CAGCAATCACCCTTGAAAATTCATTAAAAAAGTTATTCCTACTAATAAATCTCAAACATGATTGAGCATTTAAAAAATCTTGCCCGATTTCTCTAGAACCACAATTAGGACATTTCTTATTCATTTTCAATTCCTTCTTCCTAAGATTTAGTTCACATAAAATCAAATTATCAGTAGTATCCCAAAAAGAGCAAAATTCTCATATAACTCTAAGCATTACTTTTCTATTCATTTACCTATATTTTTTAGAGGTAGCAAGAAATAATTAATTAAATTTAAAAAATTATTTCCAAAACTCATACCATTTCTTATCTTTACTTGCTGCAATCATCTTTTTAACTTCCTGAACTTCCCTTATTGTTTGCATAAGCATTTCATCACTTCTTTGATTCTTCGCTACGTCTTCGCTAGTATTCATCGCTATAAGCGTTTGAGATTCCCGTATCGTTTGTATAGCGCTCAATAACTCTGATTCTCTTTGTGCGAATCGCTGATCTTGCTCGGCTAAACGTTTGTTTAATTCTTGTAACAAGTAATTTTGTTTTTCAATGACTTCTTTTTGCTCTTGAATCATCGCCTGTAGCGGTGTAGCGTTGAAATCAGGTTCTTCATAGCGCTCAATTTCATGTCGCTCTAATGGCAATACTTCAACACCTTGATTCCATGATACTATTTGCTTCGTAGCGTTTTCTAATGTCATGTCTGTGTCGTTCTTTAGATTTATAACCTTACGGAACACCATTACATCACTTTCTCTATACTTCCTATGCCCACGTTCATTCTTGATGAAAGCATAACCCTCTTTTTCAAGTACATCAGCATACTTACGTAATGTGCTAGATTGAATA
It encodes the following:
- a CDS encoding DUF3967 domain-containing protein; its protein translation is MKTLYSPGDVAEQLGIQSSTLRKYADVLEKEGYAFIKNERGHRKYRESDVMVFRKVINLKNDTDMTLENATKQIVSWNQGVEVLPLERHEIERYEEPDFNATPLQAMIQEQKEVIEKQNYLLQELNKRLAEQDQRFAQRESELLSAIQTIRESQTLIAMNTSEDVAKNQRSDEMLMQTIREVQEVKKMIAASKDKKWYEFWK